The DNA region GACGACTTCACCAAGCACATCGCCGACGTCGAGGAAGTGGACGTCGACCAGGCGATCGTCCAATACCGCCTCGCAGAAACTGCGTACTCGGCGGCACTCCAGGTGGCCAGCCAGGGATTCAGGCTCAGCCTCATGGACTTTATCAACGGATAAGCACACATGAGCACAACGCAATCCCGATTCGGACCCATCGACTACCACGAGAGCGATCTCGTCACGCTTTCCGACGGCCTCGTCGGCTTTTCCAATCTCACGCGCTTTCTCATCCTCGAGCACAAGCCCGGCAGTCCCTTCCGTTGGCTGCAATCGATCGACGAGCCTGCGACGGCCTTCCTGGTCGCCGATCCGTTCCACTACGTGGCGGACTACGCGCCGACGCTGACCGACACGCAGGTGGCGGTTCTCGGACTGACGCCTGAGACGGCGACGCTGATCTTCGCGACGGCTTCGATTCCGCGCGGCAAGCCGGAAGAGCTGAAGCTGAATCTCGCGGGGCCCATCGTCATCAACGCTGAGACGCGGATGGGGCGTCAGGTCGTCTTAGAGGACGAAGCGTATACTACTCAACACCGGGTGTTCCAAACGGCCGATCAAAACGACACGAGCGCAGCAGCCTAGTCCGCGGCGTTCGCGAGTCCTGACCAGCCAACAGCCACGGAGGGCGCACAAGCATGCTGGTGCTCACGAGAAAAATACAACAGAGCATTATGATCGGCGATGAAGTTGAGATCGTCGTTCTCGAGGTTCGCGGAGAGCAGGTTCGGCTTGGCATCCGCGCACCCAAGAACGTCACGGTCCACCGCAAGGAGATCTTCGAGCAGATCCACGAGGAGAACCGCGAGGCGGCCGACGTCGACCCCAAAGACGTGCCCGACTAGATGACGGCCAACGCGCGCCTCGTCACCTCGTCCTTTCTGGCGGCCGTTCTGTTCTTGTGCAGCGCGGGCGTCGTGGTGTTACAGCCTGCGGGAATGGGTGCGGACACGCTACGGGGCTGGCTGTTGGCGCTTGCGGTTCCCCTCTCGGCCTCGGCATCGTTGCCCCTCCTCAGCTCGCTCTTCCCCTCGCTGGTCCCCGATGGGCGCTTCCGCTTCCCTTTGAATCTGACTTGGCCCGCGGTCCACGGTGCGTTGCTCGTCGCTTTTGCGGCCCTGTACGGAACGACCGGGGTGGGCGTCGTCGCCGTCCCGGAACCGCTTCAGGGCGCGGTCTCCTGGTCGCAGCCGGGCCGGTGGGGCGTTTCGGTCGCGGTTCAGATCGTCGTGCTGACGGCGGCGCTCCTCGCCGGCGGACGGAGACGTCGGTAGAATCGCTCCCATGCGGGTCCATTTCGGCCTGGAGCAGCTAGCCGCGGAGTGGGACGCCGCCGTCGGGTGCGTCGGCACGTTCGATGGAGTGCACCTCGGGCATCAGGCGGTCATCGGCCAGGCGGTCGCGCGGGCCCGGGAACACCGGCTTCCCTGCGTCTTGGCGACGTTCGATCGCCACCCTCTTGCAACCTTGGCGCCCGATCGCTGCCCGCCGACCCTGGCCACGATCGGGGCCAACCTCGGCTGTTTCGAGCGCCTGGGCGTCGACGTGGCGCTGGTGCTTCCCTTCGACCGCGCCATGAGCGAGATGCCCGCAACCCGGTTCCTGGAGGACGTGCTCCAGGGTGCGCTGCGGGTGGACCGCATGGTGGTCGGCCACGATTTCGCCTTCGGGCATGGACGCGAGGGGACTTCGGCGTGGCTCGCTCCGAGGCTCCCGACGGAGACCGTGCCTCCGATGCTGGTCGACGGCGAGCGGGCGAGCAGCAGCGCGATTCGTGCGGCGATCGCGGAAGGCTCGGTCGAGGCCGCGGGAAGGATGCTCGGCCGGCCCTACGCGCTGGAAGGCGTGGTGGTCGCGGGCGAGCAGCTGGGGCGCCGATTGGGATATCCCACCCTCAACCTGGCGCGCTCCTCGAACCAGGTCGTTCCGGCTCACGGCGTCTACGCTGGTTCGTGCGGGACGCCACTGGGGGAGTATCGCGCGGCGGTTTCCATCGGCGTCCGCCCCGCGGTCGGAGGGACCCGCCGAACGATCGAGGCGTATCTTCTCGACTATCCAGGTGAGAGCCTCTATGGGCGCCCGGTCGAGCTGGCGGTGAGCCGCAGGCTGCGGGGCGAGCAAGATTTCGCGTCCCTGGAAGCGCTCGTCGAGCAGATCGCGCGCGACGTCGAGAACGTCGCGACGGGAGGCTGAGATGCAAAGGTCAACCAAACTCGTTGCGGGAATCGTGGCCCTCTTGGTGGTGGTCGGCGTGCCCGCGCTGAAGGTCTATCCCGGGCCCAGCGAGCGCGAACGGATCGCCGTGGCCCTGGACGAATCGCTTCGTGCCAGCAAGGAGGGGCGCCCCGGGGGCGTCCTGGAGTACCTGACCGATCAGTTCCGCATCAACGAAGAGAGCCCGGGGACGCGCAACCAGATCGCCAAGCTGATTCGGGACAGTCGGCCGGACGTCGTCGTGGAGAACCGCGAGCCGGAGATCTTCGGGGACCAGGCGAAAATCGTCTCGGACGTCGAAGTCAAAGCGTCGTTTCTGGGCCAGTCGTTGAACCAGCGGTTCGGCAATGTGACCCTGGTCTTCAAGCGCGAGCCGACCCGCAAGTACCTCGTGTTTCCAACCCACACGTGGAGGTTGGACCAGGTGTTTCTCCCGGAGGGCCAGGTCGACGCTCTGAGAGAGGGATTCTAACCTGGAAGGGGGCTTTTGGGCCTGACATTTGGACCTGGTAGGGTTCGGTGGTATATTAGCCCCAGTTCCCGTTGGTGGAACGGCGGTAGCTCAACGCCGCTCACAGGAGGTTACGAAAAATGAAGAAATGGATTGCTCTGCTGTTCGCAGGCGTTCTGATGTCGTCGGTGATGCTCGGCTGTGCCAAGGCCGAGGAAGGTGACACGACCGGTGGCACGACCACCACGACTCCGGCCGAGGGTGCTGCCACCCCGCCCGCCGAGGCCACTCCGGCGCCGACCGATGGGACTGCAAACACCCCGCCGGCCGCCGATGGTGCCGCGGCTCCCGCCGATGGCGCCGCCGCTCCGGATGGCGCCGCCGCTCCCGCCGAGGGCGGAACGACCGGCTAACGTCTGACGTCCACTCGACCGAGAAGCGTCCGCGCTCCCAGCGCGGGCGCTTCTCTTGTTTTGCGGTGGCGGTAACCTGCCCGCAATGCCAGCCCAACTCCTTGGCGCCCACATGCCCATCAAGGGCGGAGTCGGCAACGGACTTCGCGCAGGCAAGGCCATCGGGTGCAGCGCCGTGCAGGTCTTCACCTCCAGCCCGCGCCAGTGGTACTGCGCGCCGGTCGAAGAGGAGAAGGTCCGCGATTTCGCCAAGGCCCGCCAGGAGACCGGGATCGACTCCGTCGTCAGCCACGACAGCTATCTCGTGAACCTGTGCGCGCCCGACGAGGCGCTCGCGGCCAAGAGCTATCGCGCGCTCAAAGAGGAGATCGAACGGTGCGCGCGCTACGGGATTCCGTACGTCGTCTCGCACATGGGCGCGCACAAGGGCGCGGGCGAAGCCGAGGGCCTGTTGGGCATCGCCGAGGCCGCCCGCACGCTGCTGGACGAGACCCCCGACTCGGTGACGCTGCTCATGGAAACCACGGCGGGCCAAGGCACCGACCTGAACTGCCGCTTCGAACATCTGGCGGTCGTGCTCGAGCAGTGCGGCGCGCCCGAACGGTTGGGGGTGTGCCTCGACACGTGCCACGTCTTCGTCGCGGGGTACGACCTGCGAACCCCCGAGGCGTACGAGCGCACGTTCGCCGAGTTCGAGCGGCTCGTCGGCATCGACCGCCTCAAGGTGATCCACTGCAACGACAGCAAGCGCGAGTTGGGCTCGCGCGTCGATCGGCACGAGGCCATCGGCGAGGGCTGCTTGGGCGAGGAGGCGTTCCGACTGCTCGTGAACGACCCGCGCTTCGAGCGCGTTCCCATCCTCCTCGAGACGCCGGGCGACGAACAGGAGCACAAACGCAACCTCGACCGCCTGAAGGCCCTGCGCGAAGCGTAGGGCGAACGATCGGGTATCACCCTCCGCATGGGCCAGTGGTTGCCTTGCTTCAAGGCTTACGA from Fimbriimonadaceae bacterium includes:
- the ribF gene encoding riboflavin biosynthesis protein RibF produces the protein MRVHFGLEQLAAEWDAAVGCVGTFDGVHLGHQAVIGQAVARAREHRLPCVLATFDRHPLATLAPDRCPPTLATIGANLGCFERLGVDVALVLPFDRAMSEMPATRFLEDVLQGALRVDRMVVGHDFAFGHGREGTSAWLAPRLPTETVPPMLVDGERASSSAIRAAIAEGSVEAAGRMLGRPYALEGVVVAGEQLGRRLGYPTLNLARSSNQVVPAHGVYAGSCGTPLGEYRAAVSIGVRPAVGGTRRTIEAYLLDYPGESLYGRPVELAVSRRLRGEQDFASLEALVEQIARDVENVATGG
- the csrA gene encoding carbon storage regulator CsrA, whose product is MLVLTRKIQQSIMIGDEVEIVVLEVRGEQVRLGIRAPKNVTVHRKEIFEQIHEENREAADVDPKDVPD
- a CDS encoding deoxyribonuclease IV, producing MPAQLLGAHMPIKGGVGNGLRAGKAIGCSAVQVFTSSPRQWYCAPVEEEKVRDFAKARQETGIDSVVSHDSYLVNLCAPDEALAAKSYRALKEEIERCARYGIPYVVSHMGAHKGAGEAEGLLGIAEAARTLLDETPDSVTLLMETTAGQGTDLNCRFEHLAVVLEQCGAPERLGVCLDTCHVFVAGYDLRTPEAYERTFAEFERLVGIDRLKVIHCNDSKRELGSRVDRHEAIGEGCLGEEAFRLLVNDPRFERVPILLETPGDEQEHKRNLDRLKALREA
- a CDS encoding flagellar assembly protein FliW codes for the protein MSTTQSRFGPIDYHESDLVTLSDGLVGFSNLTRFLILEHKPGSPFRWLQSIDEPATAFLVADPFHYVADYAPTLTDTQVAVLGLTPETATLIFATASIPRGKPEELKLNLAGPIVINAETRMGRQVVLEDEAYTTQHRVFQTADQNDTSAAA